CGCGCGGCGCGGATCAGGACGAGCGCGGATTCGAGATACTGCGATGCGGAGAATGAAGCAAGCTGCTCGGCGCGCGCGCGCTTTGATTGATTACAGTACTACAGGGAAGCCGGGGAATCCGACAGCTTGCCGATGGGCTCCATTCGACCAGAAAATGGCGCAGCTACAAGGAGGCTTCCTGGGCACATGCCATAGAGTCCTGATCTGATCAAAGTATGATCCAATCCACCATTTCTGCTTGTAATTTATCCTGTTCATGTCCTGCTCCTCGCATCTACTTAGTAGTAGTACACTAGCTCCTTCAAAAGCAATAATTGAGCCGACAGGGCTACGATCGATGTGCAATGGATGGGCGTGACTGGGAGCAGTGCCGAGTGCCCGCCGAGCGGGTGTGTTTCGGTGTAGCAAGTCCTCATGCAGTGGCTCGGAAGATAGAAAAGTTTCAGATCTCACCGCCGTGAGTCGTGATCAGATCCATCCACCTAAAGCACTACGGCATGCCTTTCCAGTTAACCCTACCAGCAGATAGTGCCGTTAACGCCGGAACAGTCTGCCGCTTAGTTTCGCCAAACATTCACTGGACATCACGTGCACCTCACATGGCTTGCATAACCACTCAAAATTTATCAGGATTGTCCTTTTGCCATGAACAGGGaatgaaacaataaaaaaagtTTGGTTTGCCTAGAAACTCTCCTCGGTAGAGAGTTGAGTAAAATAGGATGCACCTGCCACAGTAGAAATAGGAATGTGTACCCATAGAAAACAAGCTATCTTTTCGGAGGCGGAGATTTAGTTCAGAGCAAACAAGAACTGCCAAGCTTCAGATGGTGCAAGTCCATAAGCCTGTGATGAAAGTAAGCTAAGCGTGAACCAGAAACTGACAGAACTGCATAAGTCAAATGCACACTTACGCGGAACGCCACAGCCAAATTCTCAATCGTACTAAGGTTGATTTCTACCAGACTGCATGCCGACGATGGGATTCTGTCAGCATCAGTCCAAAGACCTACAAGGTCGAAGCTCACTTTGTAGTTTGGTCCAAACACACCTGCAGCCGCACAACAAAGACCGATAAGTCTATTGAGGTCCAAGCCCATCAGACTCTCGGTGCATGTGATTCAGCCCAGGGGTAGAGAACCTGTCAAACCTAACCGATCGATACTCCATAAGATTTGGGTGCAAGACTACGATGGAAAGGCATGCTTATTTGACTTCAGAAACAATATGCATGTTACAAGCTTatcctaccactgaaagaaatTTGAACACTAACTCTGTAGCAGTATACAGAGACATTTAGGTTGAGCGTCCATTTAGTCATTTTGAACCTATTTGCTGTGCAACCAAGCGTAAAAATTTCAAAAGTACTTGCTTCGAAGTCCAACAACATGGAATTTGGGGTCCAGTGCAGCACGGCCCAACCCAAGATAATGGGTTTGGTAACATCTAACAAACTGAAGATTCAGACGGCCGCTATATAAGGCGCCAAATGCTGGAGTGTCGGAGGCAAACCAAgcaaccagcagtgaagggagCAAGATATGGGCGCCACAGACATGAAGGGCATTATTGCCCTTCTCGTTGCTCTTGCGGCTGCGCTCTCCTCGTACTGCAGCGCCTCATCGCCTCAACATGCCTTCCCGCCAGTTGAAGCACCGGTTCAGTCGCACTACGCGGCGGCACCACTGACAGCTCACCATAGAGCTGAGCATGGGAAGCATCACCACCATGAGATGCCGCCAGTCGAGCCACCAAGTTCAGCAGATCATAAGCACCACGGTCACCATGGAGCTGAGCATGGAAAGCATCACCACCACGAGATGCCGTCAGTCGAGCCACCAAGTTCAGCAGATCATAAGCACCACGGTCACCATGGAGCTGAGCATGGGAAGCATCACCACCACGAGATGCCGTCAGTCGAGCCACCAAGTTCAGCAGATCATAAGCACCACGATCACCATGGAGCTGAGCATGGGAAGCATCACCACCACGAGATGCCGCCAGTCGAGCCACCAAGTTCAGCAGATCATAAGCACCACGGTCACCATGGAGCTAAGCATGGGAAGCATCACCACCACGAGATGCCGTCAGTCGAGCCACCAAGTTCAGCAGATCATAAGCACCACGGTCACCATGGAGCTGAGCATGTTTCAGCAAATCATAAGCACCACGGTCACCATGGAGCTGAGCATGGGAAGCATCACCACCACGAGATGCCGCCAGTCGAGCCACCAAATTCAGCAGATCATAAGCACCACGGTCACCATGACCATCACCACcgtcaccaccagcaccataaAGTTCCACCAAGCCCTTCCCCAGCTcaccatcctccaccaccacctcctcatTTGCCACCCCCTGCTCACCACTCGCCGCCACCCCCAGCTCACCACTTGCCGCCCCCACCTCCATCCCGCTATCCACCGCATGTTCCGCCACCTCCAACACACAAGtatccgccgccaccgccaccctcTCATGGCAAggcaccaccacctccacggGGCCACAGAAAATTTCCACCACCACCTCAATCGATGTATTCGGCTATAGCGCCCTCGCTGGCTGATTACAGTGCCATCTCACCATCTGAGCAAGGTCCCAAGCTCCCATATCACGTCATCCCTGACAAGGCGCCTCCACCACGTCAAAATGGAACATCGCCACCGTGGTATTTTTGATACCAGGAGAGACACTTACCTAAGTTAGTAAGCTCGCAGTTAAACTCTGCGCAAGAGATCAAAAGCTCAATAGCTACTTTGGAGGGCGTCCCTGCTTTTTCATCATACTTCATCGTCCAGATAGAAACTTACTGAATAAAGTATGTATTTCGTTTGAAATCATGTTGCTGTTTAAGTTATAAATTGGAATGTTTCTTTGTCAGTTGGTGACTGAATAAATGATCTGCTCTTCACTCTTACTTGTATGTCATTGCTTATCTACTACCTCCattcttaaatagatgtcaTCCTAAAATATGTGTAgtcaaattttagaaactttgatcactaatatacataaaattattagaatttgGCACATGAAAATGGTAGCAGtaaatttttcataaaaaatatttcgacatcatctaatttttatcaacttttactaAGAGGTAGttgtcaaaaataatatttaaacaTATTTGTTAGAGACCATGTCGATACCTTAAACGGTAAGTAAAAGAGAAATGAGGTGGTATcaaacaagattttttttttcattcctATGAATGAACTCGTCGTTATTATTGCTATAGCATCACCAGAAAAATAGAATTTAAGCTTAATGGACTTCAATGCAACAATCGGGCCTTATATGCCATTCGATTTAATACCACATAATTCAATTTAGTTTCAAagcacaaacaaaaaaaaattgtttctgtCGAACTATAGTACTATACACCCTCCACCCCCCAAAGTCAATTTCAGTCAAATTCCGTAAACCATATTAAACTTACAGCTCCCCTACTAGGAAACTATTTATTCCtttacaaaaataaataggTATGCTGGATGTGATCACGTAACAAGAACAAACtagctaaaaaaaagaaaattaatgaaCTCACCTGGTGGAAGATTGATCAATATAAGATTCACAAGAGGCTGAAGGAAAATctgcaataaaaaaaaatcagaacacAAATGAGCAGAAAGTGGCTTAAAATAAGCAGAACAAAACTGCAAAGTTTTTGTGTGCAGAATTTAACCAGTTTTTGCATCCTTTGTGTGAATAATCACTTTTGTTGTAGTTGTTTGGTGTTTACTTTGTGTCGCTGTGTGTTTGTCATATGTGAACCCGGGAGTTTCGTCCCTTCTAGTGCTATGGTGAAACAAGAATGAATAAACCAACAAGAATGAATAAACCATTGTCACAACTTTCTTTTGAAACAAGAATGACCATCGCAACTCACAAGCATGAATGAGCACTGACACTTAAacgttgcaaaaaaaaaaaaaactaaatacgACAGTGAATTGCAGCCGGTCGTGGATAAGGTCGCGCGCCGGGTTCCAACGATGGAAGGAAATCTGTTAGCTACCAGCGGCCAGGTGATCTTAGTGAAAACCGTGCTGATATCTCTGTCAGTGTACCACATGATTGCACTGGATCTTCCTAAATGGTTGTTCAATTGTATCAACAAGATCTGTAGGGCATTCCTGTGGATGGGAACGGAGAATGTTCAGGGAGGTCAATGTCCTTAAGCCTCGGCCGAAACAGCTCGGTGGTTTGGGCATTCAAATCCTGCAGTTCCTCAACTTCGTCATCCAACTTAGGGCTTTTTGTTTTAACtttaaattctaaaaaacaaCTTATACATTgaagattttaaaaaattagattgtaaaaagctaaAAGTTGATTAGCATCCTGAATTTTAAAATGGGTTAAATGTTTACTTTGATTACGTAATATTCGTAGTACCCTAGTTTTTCTGGGTGGGACAACCTGCCGCGGACACTGCTCATGTACTACGCCAACTTCGTGTTCTCGCCGGAGGGCTACTTCTCTGCAACACGCCCCGCTTCGTGCCCAACGTCGCCAACCATGACCTCCACCACATCCAGTGAGATGTCCAGCCGCGCCAGCACCCGCACTCCCTGACGCTCGCCGGTAGCGACGCGCCCTTCGCGCACAAATTCCCGTGCCAAGACCCGTGCTCGACGCCGACCTCCTCGGCCGCCCGCGCCCTAGCAACGACAGCGCTACGCCGTTCGTGCCCGGCAGGTGGTGCGGCGCCGACGCCTCCTGCGCCAGCGTCGACAACGGCCGGGTGCTCCAGCCAGGCCCCGGCGGCGAGCGCCTGCAGAGGCTCGTGGACAGGATCGTCAGGTCCGAGGCCTTCACCAACAGGCAGTGCAAGCACACAGATACTAGCCTTCTACTGATCTTGAAATCCCTCCACGTCTGTACAACATCATCAGCAAAGCATACGTAGAGATCATGCCTCGgatatactagtatatatacataaaccCTACTCGTTCCTTGTTAGTCAAATTTGGAAAGGAGGAAAAATACATGCAGATTGCGAGATCTATGAGACTCTGATGTGAATACTCTTCTTGGCCTACTGGTGTTTGATCCCCTTCTTTTTCCATGTCTTCTTTCAACTGAACTCTGAAATGCAGTACTGGCCAAAGAGCACTACTCACTGCAACTGCAGTCCTAACATGTTTCACAACAAATGAAGGAATTGTTGTGTGTGATCAACAGAGCACTCACTGGCCCTTGGAGATGAGGCCTACAGATTTCAACTTGGCCAGGGTGAAGAAGATCAAAAGCACTCTTGGATCCTTATGGTGTGAAGAAGAGAACAATTCAGCTGAATATGAAGAGTTGTAGCACCAAGAAAGATAATTAAAATTGATTAGGCCTAATCGCCATGAAGATATCAGGAGTTCCCTTTACCCCTCTAGAAAAGAAGCCAGGAGGTCTGAAAGTGAAGATTGAAATCAGCATGACAGGGTGCCAGCTACGCAACTGATGTTTTCAGTAAAGAATTCATAGACATAAttctcagaagaagaagaaaaattcaTAGACATAGTATGACAACAGAAGGATATTTGAGCTGAAACTTCTCTCAAAATTAACCCAAGGTTTCCTTCAAATGCTGAAACTAGCTGCAAAAAAATAATACAATTCAGGCCAGCATCTTGCCAAGAAAAACACTACAAAATTAGTACGGTCAATACTACAACTTGAGAGCTCAAGGATAATGGAAATACATAAACACATTTTTTACTTTCATTGCAAAGAATTGTTCTTTAGTTGTATTCAAAGCAGGAATAAAGCTATTACCCTATTTGCAACAGCATAAGCCACCTGGAAAGGGGTCAAGTTTTCGTAAGAAATTCTTCCAGACACCATTTCCCACAGGAGTAATCCAAAGCTGTAGACATCCACCTTCCGGTTGTATGCATTTTGCTTGATCATCTCAGGAGCCATCCACCTGTAAGTGCCTTCATCCTCCACTAGCACATCACACAAAAGTCTCCTCACAGGCAATACCAAAATCAGCAATCTTCACACAGAAGTTCTCTTCAAAGAGGATGCTCTCAGGCTTAATTTCACTAGCACATTTTAACTGGTGGGCATTTATAGGCTGCTACTAGCTGCattaacataaaaaattattagagaaGGGTGGTTGTCACAAAAGCAATCAACTGAATGTATTTCAAGGAATAATTGATGTTATCTAGTGTGGACTTATTGACAAATCTTCAGAGCCTATAGTACAGTTTGGACCAAATGTGATCATATATCATGCTCCTTAGATAAGTATAATCAGTTAAAATGTTTCAGAAAGAGTGTGGCAATTTCACACCTCATTATCAGGAAGCAGTTACTATTGTCTCAATACAGTTTTATAAAATGAAGACTGTGGAACTCGTTTAATCTGATCGGATGACATAGTCATTAGAACGTAAAGTAAAATCAAAGCACACAGGCCGTGGTACTCATCGAAGAAGAATCAGACAAAGCAATTGTACAGGCTGCAATTGGACCATGTCTTATTGCTGATTATTAGTGTAGAGTTTCTTAGCCGAGTCAAACCATCTGATTACAAAGTTTTCTTCATGGgtttatcttttcttgattATATGCATTCGTCAAGCCAATTTATGATGGTCCGATGGATGTGTGGTTGAAACGATGAACTGGAATTATGTCACACTCGCACATTCGGATGCATGCTGGTTTGCAAGGCAGAGCGCAGCTGTGCACCGATACTCGCGTCGCGCACCACGAATCTACAAACACATGCGCAAAAAGGATGCAAGGGAAGGGGGATCACCTGGGGCGTCGGGGAGGGGGCCggctggaggagcgccggctgGAGGGGCGGCGGGGAGGGGGCGGGCGGAGGGGCCCTGACGGCTGGGAGATCGGGAGAGAGCCGGGATTGGGAAGAGGAACCGATTAGAAGAAAGGCCGAAAAAAAAGGTTTCGGGAAAAATAATGTTATTAGTAGGTAATTACAGTATGTTTGAatggatatttttattttttttctatagtcACCATTTGTAAAAAGCTGATGAGATTTAGCTTGCAGATTGTAATAGAAAATGagttagattttgaaaatagattGTATAATTTAACTATTTGTTTTACCTTCAGTTTTTAAAagtagatttttagaaattcaaAGCTAAAATAGTaatatgtttgtttcagttgaAGATCGTGAAAAACAATTTGTAGATTATAGGTTGTAAGTAGCTGAATTGAAAAATGTAAGTAGCGGGATGTAAAAGCTCTACGATTTGTATAAGCAGGTAAAAGATAGATAGTTGTTATCTTAAGATTAGATTATTAAAAACTGATAGTATAATTcatctatttattttaacttttgaTTGTGATAAAGGTTTAAACAGGCTCTTATGTGGCTATGGCTTCAGCGTACCACACCTGACAAAACGTGGAAGGGTGCTTGTCTGCAGGACAGTTTTCAGATCAAAGCTCCGCCGCGCACGTAATCGGAGATGGTGCTTCTATCCTATTCTAGACAGATTACTGGATGGAGGGCGTCTGCGTCTCACTTGAGCAGCTAGCGCCAAATCTGACGGACTTAGATAATGTGCCAGCGCGCATACGTCGGCGACGCACGGTGGTGGAAGCCTTGGTGGATAA
This genomic window from Phragmites australis chromosome 7, lpPhrAust1.1, whole genome shotgun sequence contains:
- the LOC133925471 gene encoding extensin-3-like; its protein translation is MGATDMKGIIALLVALAAALSSYCSASSPQHAFPPVEAPVQSHYAAAPLTAHHRAEHGKHHHHEMPPVEPPSSADHKHHGHHGAEHGKHHHHEMPSVEPPSSADHKHHGHHGAEHGKHHHHEMPSVEPPSSADHKHHDHHGAEHGKHHHHEMPPVEPPSSADHKHHGHHGAKHGKHHHHEMPSVEPPSSADHKHHGHHGAEHVSANHKHHGHHGAEHGKHHHHEMPPVEPPNSADHKHHGHHDHHHRHHQHHKVPPSPSPAHHPPPPPPHLPPPAHHSPPPPAHHLPPPPPSRYPPHVPPPPTHKYPPPPPPSHGKAPPPPRGHRKFPPPPQSMYSAIAPSLADYSAISPSEQGPKLPYHVIPDKAPPPRQNGTSPPWYF